Proteins encoded in a region of the Benincasa hispida cultivar B227 chromosome 2, ASM972705v1, whole genome shotgun sequence genome:
- the LOC120070620 gene encoding eukaryotic translation initiation factor 3 subunit K, which produces MGRELQKQPQQEMASAVEQLLAVNPYNPDILPDLENYVNEQVSSETYSLDANLCLLRLYQFEPERMSTQIVARILVKALMAMPAPDFSLCLFLIPERVQMEDQFKTLIILSHYLETGKFRQFWDEAAKNRHIVEAVPGFEQAIRAYAVHVLSLTYQKVSRSVLAEAIQIEGLSLDKFLEHQVTNSGWILEKGHGKCQLIVIPPNEFNHPELKKKSSDSIPLDHITRIFPILG; this is translated from the exons ATGGGGAGAGAATTGCAGAAGCAGCCGCAGCAAGAGATGGCCTCCGCGGTGGAGCAGTTGCTCGCTGTGAATCCTTACAATCCCGACATTCTCCCTGATCTCGAAAACTACGTAAATGAGCAG GTCTCGTCAGAAACGTACAGTTTAGATGCCAATCTATGCCTTCTTCGCCTTTACCAG TTTGAGCCAGAGAGAATGAGTACCCAAATTGTGGCTCGCATCCTGGTCAAg GCTCTGATGGCAATGCCAGCTCCGGATTTCAGCCTGTGTCTCTTTTTAATTCCAGAACGGGTG CAAATGGAGGATCAATTCAAGACTTTGATTATACTTTCCCACTATTTGGAG ACTGGAAAGTTCCGTCAATTCTGGGATGAAGCTGCAAAGAACCGTCACATAGTTGAAGCTGTGCCAG GTTTTGAGCAAGCAATTCGAGCTTATGCTGTCCATGTTCTTTCCTTAACTTATCAAAAGGTTTCTAGATCTGTGCTTGCGGAG GCAATCCAGATTGAGGGCCTATCTTTGGACAAATTTCTTGAGCACCAAGTTACAAACTCTGGTTGGATTCTTGAGAAAGGTCATGGGAAGTGTCAACTTATTGTTATACCACCCAACGAATTCAACCATCCTGAACTGAAGAAGAAATCATCCGATAGCATTCCCTTGGATCACATTACGCGCATCTTTCCGATTCTTGGCTAA
- the LOC120071533 gene encoding DNA repair protein RAD51 homolog, with product MERQRNQKPSEEHVEADEIQHGPFPVEQLQASGIAAMDIKKLKDAGLCTVESVAYSPRKELLQIKGISEAKVDKIIEAASKIVPLGFTSAGQLHAQRLEIIQLTSGSRELDKILEGGIETGSITEIYGEFRSGKTQLCHTLCVTCQLPLDQGGGEGKAMYIDAEGTFRPQRLLQIADRFGLNGADVLENVAYARAYNTDHQSRLLLEAASMMVETRFALMIVDSATALYRTDFSGRGELSARQMHLAKFLRSLQKLADEFGVAVVITNQVVAQVDGSAIFAGPQIKPIGGNIMAHASTTRLALRKGRGEERICKVISSPCLAEAEARFQISAEGVTDVKD from the exons ATGGAGCGCCAAAGAAACCAGAAGCCCTCTGAAGAACACGTGGAAGCCGATGAGATTCAGCACGGCCCTTTTCCTGTTGAGCAGCTTCAG GCATCAGGAATTGCTGCAATGGACATAAAGAAGCTTAAAGATGCTGGTTTGTGTACGGTCGAGTCTGTTGCTTACTCTCCCAGGAAAGAATTGCTTCAAATCAAAGGCATAAGCGAGGCAAAAgttgataaaattattgaagCAG CTTCCAAAATTGTGCCATTGGGTTTCACAAGTGCTGGCCAACTCCATGCTCAGAGGCTAGAGATCATTCAATTAACATCTGGGTCAAGGGAACTTGACAAGATTCTGGAAG GAGGAATTGAGACAGGATCCATTACTGAAATCTATGGGGAGTTCCGTTCTGGGAAAACACAGCTTTGTCACACACTCTGTGTTACCTGCCAA CTCCCATTGGATCAAGGTGGTGGAGAGGGAAAGGCAATGTATATTGATGCCGAGGGAACATTTAGACCGCAGCGGCTCTTACAGATTGCAGATAG ATTTGGACTCAATGGTGCTGATGTCTTGGAGAATGTGGCCTATGCTAGAGCTTATAACACTGATCATCAGTCAAGGCTTTTGCTGGAAGCTGCTTCAATGATGGTGGAAACGAG GTTTGCTCTCATGATAGTCGATAGCGCTACTGCTCTCTACAGAACGGATTTCTCAGGAAGGGGAGAACTTTCAGCTCGGCAAATGCATCTAGCCAAGTTCTTAAGGAGTCTCCAAAAGTTGGCAGATGAG TTTGGTGTGGCTGTGGTCATTACAAATCAAGTGGTTGCACAAGTAGATGGTTCAGCAATCTTTGCAGGTCCTCAAATTAAGCCAATTGGTGGAAACATTATGGCACATGCTTCTACAACTAG ATTGGCGCTACGGAAAGGACGAGGGGAGGAGCGGATTTGTAAGGTGATAAGTTCTCCTTGTTTAGCTGAGGCTGAAGCACGGTTCCAAATTTCAGCTGAAGGGGTTACTGATGTCAAAGATTGA